In Halogranum gelatinilyticum, the DNA window TCACCTTGATGCGGTATTCGGGCGACCCGACGTAGGCGACGGTGAGTTCAATTCCGTCGGGAATCTCACCGTTTCCTTCGGCGGCCTTCAGTGCGTCCTTGATGTCGTCGACGCCGTCGGGCGTCGGACAGCGGAGGTCGACGTAGCCGGTGACGTTGACGTAGGGCACCGAGACGTTCTCGCGGGCCGTCTGGACGACGGCCTGCTTCTCGTCCTCCTCGATGTCGACGTCTTCGAGTGCCTCCATCCCGTGGATGGCGGCCTGCTCGAATCCATCGTAGAGCGACTCGTACTCGGCGAGCAGGGCGTTGGCGACGGCTCCGTACTGCTCGTCGGAGACGTCTTCGCCGAACGCGATGGCCATCCACTTGTCGGCCTTCTGCTCGTTCTTCCAGTCCTGAATCTTCTCTTTGCGCTGGTGCTCGTTGACGTCCTTGATCGAGAGGTCGATCTGCTGGGAACTCTCGTCGATGTCGAGCACCTTTGCGACGACCGTCTGTCCCTCGCGGACGTGGTCGCGGACGTTCTTGATCCAGCCGCTCGCGACCTCGCTGATGTGCGCGAGGCCACGCTTGTTCTCGTACTCCTCGAGGTCGACGAAGACCCCGAAGTCGGCAATCTCGTCTACCTTGCCGACGACGAGGTCACCTTTGTCGGGCCAGCCACTGTACTTCATACTGGGTCCTCCAGGGGGTTACCGTGCCTCGACGGTCTCGACAACCTCACCCTCGAAGGCAGCGTTGCTGCCGGCGGGGCGAGCGAGGACGGTTCCGCAGACGGCGCAGTTGACGACCGTCGCGGCCTTGCCGAAGACGACCTGTTCGTTCTCACAGTCCTGACACTTGAGCTTGTAGAAGTTCCCTGCCATCGTTACTCCTGGAACTCCAGTCGGCCTGCGCGCCAGCCTTCGCGCATGTGGGCCTTGCCACAGTCGCTACAGCGGTATTTCAGGTGGGTTTTCTTCGTCGGCTTGTCGCCACCGGGCACCTTCGAGAACTTCCCGGCGTTCCCGATGACTTTCTTGCCGCGCTTCTGCTGACGCGCGTTCCACTTCATCCCCGTCGGACGGCCCTTTCGGACCTTCTCGACTTCGTGTTCGTGGTGTGCCTTACAATGCGGGCAGTACGTGTTGAATCGGCGAGGCATCTGCATAGATATCTACCTTACGCGAGATTTGGCGTGGGGCGTTAAAACCAGTTTGGTTTCTCCGAGGCCTCGTGGGGGAGTTTCTCACCCTCACGGACGGCACCGCCGACTCCCTCGTCGACGTCGAGCGAGCCGTCCCCGACGGCGACGGCACAGCCAACCCTCATCGAAGCCGTTAAGCGGCGACTGTGCCAACGGGCGACTATGCAGCACCTCATCGTGCACGGGGACCCCGGCATCCGCAAGGACGCCATCATCAACTACGACGACACCGAGCAGGTCTGCTTCTCTATCCAGCGACAGGGCGACTACCACGGACCCGACGAGGTCCAGCTGTGGTGCGTCATCGGGACGGAAGACGAACGCGAGGCCTTCGACAAGCGGGAGTTCGTCCCGCACTGGCTCGACGTCGACGACATCGAGGCCGACGCCCTCGACGTCATCGAGGCCTCTAGCGACATGGCCGTCTAACCGGACCTGCGACACCCCCTTTCTCACAGACCGTCGACTGGAGAGCCGTGCACAGCGTCGCAAGTCGTGTCCGCGTCGAGCAGTCGGCGTCGACCAGCCGACGTCGAACTCGCCGTTCCGGCGAGTGGCCCAGGTCCTACCGGCAGTGGTCGTCGGAGCCGACCCGACCCAGCCTGACCGGAGCCGACCCGGCCTGACTGGAGTCGACCCGACTCGACCTGACCGAAGCCGACTCCACCTGCCGAAGCCGACTCCACCTGACCTACCCGCGCAGTCGCTCGGCGATCAGTCGGTCGACGTTGTAGAGGAGGACCGCGACGGAGAGCAGCGTCGTCGCGAGGAAGACGACGAGCTGTGGCGGGCCAGACGTGAAACTTCCGAGTGCTGCCCCGCCGAAGCCGACGAGCGTCAACTCGACCCACGTGACGAGAATCCGTGACAGCGGGAGCCGCCCGAGGAGACTCTCCGAACTACCGTCACCCTCGCCAACTCCTGCTCGTTCGGCCGTCTCGTCGGCTATCGGTTCTGTCGCCTCCATCCTTTCCGTTTCTTCCGTCGCTTCCGTTTCCTCCATC includes these proteins:
- a CDS encoding translation initiation factor IF-2 subunit alpha, with product MKYSGWPDKGDLVVGKVDEIADFGVFVDLEEYENKRGLAHISEVASGWIKNVRDHVREGQTVVAKVLDIDESSQQIDLSIKDVNEHQRKEKIQDWKNEQKADKWMAIAFGEDVSDEQYGAVANALLAEYESLYDGFEQAAIHGMEALEDVDIEEDEKQAVVQTARENVSVPYVNVTGYVDLRCPTPDGVDDIKDALKAAEGNGEIPDGIELTVAYVGSPEYRIKVKAPDYKTAEAQLEASAERAREAIEAVGGTAEYHRERTEDDE
- a CDS encoding 30S ribosomal protein S27e, with the translated sequence MAGNFYKLKCQDCENEQVVFGKAATVVNCAVCGTVLARPAGSNAAFEGEVVETVEAR
- a CDS encoding 50S ribosomal protein L44e, whose translation is MQMPRRFNTYCPHCKAHHEHEVEKVRKGRPTGMKWNARQQKRGKKVIGNAGKFSKVPGGDKPTKKTHLKYRCSDCGKAHMREGWRAGRLEFQE
- a CDS encoding HAH_0734 family protein, giving the protein MQHLIVHGDPGIRKDAIINYDDTEQVCFSIQRQGDYHGPDEVQLWCVIGTEDEREAFDKREFVPHWLDVDDIEADALDVIEASSDMAV